TGGCGTTTGCCACGATCCTGGCCGTGGTGGCGGGCCTGACGCTGGCCGGCGCGTCGGCGGTATCGCATGACCTGTACCAGACGGTCTTCAAGCAGGGCAAGGCTACCAGTGCCGAGGAACTGCGCGTGTCGAAGCTGACGACGATCGTGCTGGGCATCATCGCCGTCGTGCTGGGCATCGTGTTCGAAAAGCAGAACATCGCGTTCATGGTGTCATTGGCGTTTGCCGTGGCGGCATCGGCCAACTTCCCGGTGCTGTTCCTGTCGGTACTGTGGAAGGGCTGCACCACGCGCGGCGCGATGGTCGGCGGCTTCCTGGGGCTGGTGTCGGCCGTGGTGCTGACCGTGCTGTCGCAGGCGGTCTGGGTGGACGTCTTCCACTTCAAGGACGCGCCATTCCCTTACACGTCGCCGGCGCTGTTCTCGATGACCATCGGTTTCGTCGGCATCTGGCTGTTCTCGGTGACCGACAAGTCGCGCCGCTCGCTGCTGGACAAGGCCGGGTTCGAGGCGCAGCAACTGCGCTCGGAAACGGGTATCGGCGCGGGCGAGGCAACCGCGCACTAAACAGTCGCGCAATGCAAACGGCCCCTTGATCACAAGGGGCCGTTCGTGTTTTTGGCCCCGGCAACGGGCGCCAAGGCCTTGCTACGCCGCTCAAGCGCTGGCGACGATCTGGATCTGCAGCGCGTCGCCGCCGTTGACGATGGCCAGCAGGCGATCCACGTTCGGGTGTGCCCCGGACGATTCCGCGCATCGGCGGTGTGTTCCGCAAACACGGCCAGGCCGTGTTCGGCGGCCCTGGCGTCGAGCTTGCCGAACGTCTGCTGCAGGTAGTGGTACACGGCCAGCGACCCTTGCTTGCCCTGCACGTTCTCGATGCTGGCCACCACGGCGCCGCTGGCGTCGAGCAGGTCGATGCGCGCGATGCCGTCGATGGCGGGCAGTTGGGCGAGGTTGTCCTTGAATACCGGGCTCGGCTGGATCATGAAGGTGCTCCGTTGGGTCTGGAATGCAAAAACGGACGGTGCCGTGATGGCGACCGTCCGTTCCTGTGTGTGCGTTGGTAGGCTCGATTGGACTCGAACCAACGACCCCCACCATGTCAAGGTGGTGCTCTAACCAGCTGAGCTACGAGCCTAGCGAAGGCGCGAATTCTATAGACGACTTTCGCAAAGTGCAAGTATTTCTTTTGCGAAGCGCTTTCCCGCCGATGTCCGGCAACCTATTTCCAGGCGTAGGCGACGCCGGCGCCGTACGTCACCTGGTTGCGCGTGCCTCGCTGGCTGACGATGGGGCTATCGGCGGCGTCGCCTGTGATGCGCTGCATGTACACCATGGCGCCGACAAACCAGTGCTTGTCGATCCGGTAGATGGCGGCCAGCCAGCCCGTGTACTGTTCGAGTCCGCCGCCCGCGCTGTAGACCGGCAGACCACTGGCGGCACTGTCGGCCTGTGTGACGCCGAAGTAGGTCTGGTTGAAGCTGCGGCTGACCCAGGTCATCCCGAGCCCTAGACCGAGCAGGGCGCGCGGGCTCACAGGCATCCAGAAGCTGCCGTTGGCCGCGACGCGCACGCCGCCGTACTGGATGCCGGCGTTTGTCATGACATTGACGCCGCCGCGCAGGCGGTACGGAACGGCGCCCGGGGCGATGTACTCATAGCCGAAGAATCCGCCCGCCTCGACCGTGGTGTCGATTTCGTGGATGCGCGCCACCACCGGGTCGTCCACGTCGTTCCGACCCAGCCGCAACTGCACCGCCGGGCCGTACTGCCAGCCGGTCAGGCCGCCCAGGTTGAACTGTGCGTAGGGCCCATACCATTCGAGCAGCCTGCCGTTGTCCGTGGTGTAGCGCAGTCCTGGCAGTACGCCGATCGTTCGTTCGTTGCCGCCGGCGTATTGGGTGGTGGAGCCGATTCCGCCGCCCACCATGTTTGGAATCACGCCAGGCAGGTCGATCGGCAAGGCCTCGGCGCTGCAGGACAGGGCAAGGAGCAGCGGGGCGGCAAGGCGGCAATGGGGCGCGGGCATGGCGGAAGAGGGAATGGACGGTCCTGCCGGCGAGTGTGCTGCGCCCGCCCGGCGAATGGAATTCAGTTTTTCGGCGGGCGCGTTAAACCGATCGGACAGCACGCCGTCGCCAAATTACCGCTACTTTGCTCCCCCCTCCCGCATGGCGGGAGAGGGGAGACAGACCCGGTGTGGATTTGCCGGGCGTCATCGGCATCGGCTAGGCTCATGGGTGAGGCTTCCGCCTCGATAACAAGCCAACTCCCGGACAACGAGACAAGACCATGACCCCTGGCTTTCAAAGGCCGCCGCCATCGGCTGCACGCTGGCGCTGGTCGGCGCCGCGCCGGCACAGGCCGTGGACGCGCCGGCCACGCTGACCATCACGGCGGGCGCGCAGCAGAAGACCCTGACCCGAAATGCGTTGCTGAAAGACCGGCGCCTGGTCAGCGTTACCGTCGACGACGACAACTACAAGCGCCGCATGACGTTCAAGGCCATTCCGATGGCTGCGTTGCTGGCGGGGCTGCCCGCCTCGCCGGACGGCAGCGCCACCACGGCAGCCACCGATGGCTACGTCTCGCATCTGCCGCTGGGCCTGTTGCTGGCAGACCGCGCCGATGGCCCGCGCGCGTGGCTGGCCGTGGAGAATCCCGCCAAGCCGTGGCCGAAGCTGAAAGGGCAGGATATCGGCCCGTTCCGGCTGATCTGGACCGTGCCCAAATCCGCGAAACAGGCAAACGAGGCCAACGTGCCTGTGCGCATCACCGAAAGCCTGTGGACGTGGGCGATCGCGCGCATCGACCTGGGCGGCACGGCCGCCGAGCGCTTCGCGGCCATCCGCCCGGCCGAAGGCGAGCCGGCCGACGGCCCGGTCATGCGCGGCTTTGCGGCGTTCCAGCGCGTCTGCTTTTCCTGCCATTCGATGAACCGTGCCGGCGACGCCAACCTGGGGCCGGACCTGAACGTGCCCTACAACCCGGTGGAATACCTGGGCGACGACAAGCTGTCGAAACTGATCCGCAATCCGCAGGCGCTGCGCTGGTGGCCGGGCTCGAAGATGTCATCCATCGACGAAAAAACGCTGTCCGACGCCGAACTCAGGGACTTGCTGGCCTACCTTCACCACATGGCGGGGCACAAGGTAGAGGTTTCTCCGAAGCCCTGAGCGCGGCGGCCCGGCTCAGACGTCAATGTCGGATCTGCAGGTCTGGTAAATTCGGGGCCGCTTTCCTTATTTCGTGCCCCAATTCCTATGCAACCGCTGGCCCGCATCGCGGCAATTTCCCTCGATCTCGACGATACCCTGTGGCCCTTCACCCCCGCCGTCATCCGGGCCGAGCAGACCCTGCACGACTGGCTGCTGGCCCAGGCGCCGCGTACGTCGGCGCTGCTGACGTCGCCGCAGGTGCTGGGTGAACTGCGCCTGCGCTTCCAGGCCGAGCGGCCCGACCTGGCGCACAACCTGCGCGAACTGCGGCTGGGATCGATCCGCATGGCGCTGGAGCTGTCGGGCGAGGACCCGCAGCTGGCCGGGGCCGCCTATGACGTGTTCTTTGCCGCGCGCCAGCGCGTGGATTTCTTCGAGGATGCGTTTCCGGCGCTGGAATGGCTCAGCGCCCGCTTTCCGCTGGTGGCGGTGTCCAACGGCAATGCCAGCCTGCACGTGACGGGCGGCCATCACTTCTTCCACGCGGCGCTGAATCCCGAGAGTGCCGGCTGCGCCAAGCCCGATGCCGCGATCTTCCATGCGGCGGCGGAACTGGCCGGGTGCACGCCCGAGCAGATGCTGCACGTCGGCGACGACGCGGATCTCGATGTGGTGGGAGCGATTGCGGCCGGGTTCCAGGCCGCGTGGGTGGTGCGCTCTGACGATGCAGCCGCGACCCGATGGGCCCGCAACAGCCAGGCGCCGCATGTGATCGTGCGCGACCTCTATGCGCTGTGCCGGGCCATCGACCCGGCATGTCCGGTGGCGCGGGCGATGCCGGCAGCCACGGTTATCTGATCAGTCCTCGGACTTTTCCTGCGGCACGGCCTTGCCGAGCAGCTTGCCGAGCAGGCCGTTCTTGCCGGTGCCCTGCTGGCGCTGCGTCTTCGGCAACCCTGCCCGATTGGCGCCAGCCTGCTTCAGATTGTTGTTGATCTTGAGGCCCTTGTTCTTTTCCAGGTCGGTTTTCTTCACGGACAGCTTTCCAATTGGTTAAGCCGCGCATTGTACGCATGTGCGGCAAGGCGGCCTCAATCCTCGTTCTTGTCCTCGCCCTTGATGGCTTCCTTGGTCGCCCGATAGCCCCGTTTGGTGGTATCGGCCACCGCGTGCCCGGCGTCCCGCGCGCCATGGCCGATGGCAGTCCCGGCATCCCGGGCGCCGTGGCCAATGGTGCGCGCCACGTCGGCCACCGCGTGGCCGGTCTTCCTGCCTGCTTCCTTGACGCCTTCCTTGAACGCGTGTGCGTCAGACGCAACGCTGGCTTGCGCCAGTGGACTCATAAGGGCGATTGCAAGCGCAAGAAGCGTGATCCTGATGGGCATGGCGGTTTCGGGGATGGGGGTGATGGAAGGCATTTTACTAGGGCAGGAACGTATCGCTTGTTTGCTCCCCTCTCCCGCATCGCGGGAGAGGGGCGGGGAGAGGGCCCGGCGGTTCAAATTGCGACAGGTCGGCAAGCAGAGCCTCTATGCCCTCACCCCCAGCCCCTTGTATGTCGCACAATTCGGTTTGGATGCACCAGATCGATGGCCCCATGCTCTGGGCGACAGCCCAAGTTCGAGGGAGAGCGAGGATCGGTGCATCCATTTCTTGGTAGCGTTTAGCCTAAGCCCGAACGGTTGTAAGGCAGTACGCCGCATTGACACAAGGATGGGACAAGCCGAATGGATATCAAGGCAGTAGGAATCGACGTCAGCAAGACGACTCTGGATGTTGACACGCTTCCCGAACGGGGAGCCCGCCAGTTCACCAATGACGAGGCCGGCATCGGCGCTTTGCTGGCCTACCTGGCCGAGCATAACGGCCAGGGCCAGATCGACCGGGTCGTGCTGGAGGCGACCGGGGGCTTTGAAACCCGGGTCAGCATCGCGCTGGCTGGCGCGGGCCTGCCGGTGGTGGTGGTCAATCCCAGGCAGGTGCGGGATTTCGCCAAGGCGTGCGGGATCCTGGCCAAGACGGACCGGTTGGATGCGCATGTGTTGGCGCGGTTTGGCCAGCAGATCCGACCTCCGGTCCGCGCATTGCCCGACGAGGCTCAGCGCGAATTTGCCGATCTGCTGGACCGGCGCGGCCAGTTGGTCACGATGCGCGCGCAGGAAAAGGCGCGGGTCGTCACGGCGCCGGTTGTGGCCCTCAAGAGCCTGAAGGAGCATATCGAATGGCTGGACGCGCGGATCAAGACGCTGGACATCGATATGACCCATGCCTTGCGCACCAGCGAGGCGTGGAAGCAGAAAGTCGAACTGCTCGACACCATGCCGGGCGTTGGCAAGGTGACGGTGTTCATGCTGCTGGGCCGGCTGCCGGAGCTGGGGCAACTCAATCGCCAGCAGATCGCGGCGCTGGTGGGTGTGGCGCCATTCAACGACGACAGCGGCAAACGCCGGGGCCAGCGCTATATCCGTGGCGGGCGCACCGAGGTGCGCAACGTCCTGTACATGACGGCGGTTACCGCCATCTCCCACAATCCGGTCATACGGGAGTTCCATCAACGCCTGAAAGCGGCTGGCAAACCCTCCAAGCTTGCCATCACCGCCTGCATGCGCAAGATCCTGACGATCCTGAACACAATGGTTAAAACCGGCCAACCCTGGGAGAACAGACTGCCTGCTTGACACGGTTGCTCTCCCGCAAGCGGGAGAGGGGAGCAGACCGGCAGCAGGCATACCCCCCCGCCTCACCCCAGATCCGTGATCGCGCCATACACCAGCGTGCGTAGTTGCCTTCGCACCGGATACGCCGACGATGGCAGCAACTGCGTCAGGAACAGTCCGATCAGGTCTTCCTTGGGATCGACCCAGAAGAACGTGCTGGCCGCGCCGCCCCAGAACATGTCGCCGGCGCTGCCCGGGATCAGCGTGTTGGCCGGCGCGATGGTCGTGGCAAAGCCCAGGCCGAAGCCCACGCCCTCGTAGGACGCCTCGCTGAACATCGAGCGCGACATGCGCGGCAAGTCGACCCCGCCGGGCAGGTGGTTGGCCGTCATCAGCGCCAGGGTCTTTGGGCCCAGCAGCCGCACGCCATCGAGTTCGCCGCCGTTCAGCAGCATGCGGGCAAAGCGCATGTAGTCGGCCGCCGTCGATACCAGGCCGCCGCCGCCCGACAGCAATCCGGGTGGCTGAAGGTAGGGGCTGGTCTGCGGATCGTCCTGCAGCATCGGGCCGCGCGGCGTGATCACCTTGGAGCCGAGCGTACCCACCGCGTAGCAGGCGCAGAACCGCGCGGCCTTGTGCGCGGGCACGTGGAAGCCGGTGTCGACCATGCCGAGCGGGTCGAAGATCCGCTGCTTCAGGAAGGCGTCGAAGGGCATGCCGCTGATCTTGCCCACCAGGTAGCCCAGCACGTCGGTGGCCACCGAGTAGTTCCAGGCCTCGCCGGGCGAGAACTCCAGCGGCAGCGTGGCCAGTTTCTCGATCATGTCGTCGAGCGTGCCTTCGGTGGCCAGTTCGCCGATCTTCAGCTTGCGGTAGGCCGCGTCGACGTTGCTGTTCTGCTGGAAGCCGTAGGTCAGGCCCGAGGTATGGCGCAGCAGGTCGACTACCAGCATCGGCCGTGCCGGCGGGCGGGTCTGGAAGCTCTCCATGAAGCCGCCCGTGAACACGCCCAGCTTTTCCCAGGACGGGATGTACTTGCTGACCGGATCATCGAGGGCGATCCTGCATTCCTCCACCAGCATCATGATGGCCACCGACGTGATCGGCTTGGTCATCGAATAGATGCGGAAGATGGAATCCTCGGCCAGCGGCACCTGCCGTTCGCGGTCGGCCTGGCCCAGCACGGCGTTCACCGCCAGTTCGCCGCGCCGCCACACCTGGACCAGTGCGCCGGGCAGCTTGCCGGTGGCGACGTAGGTCTCGTCGATAAAGCGTGCGATCCGGTCCAGCCGCTCCCGGGACATCCCCTGCGTCTCCTGCATAACCGCGCCTCCGTGTGTGGGTTGAAGTCGGGCGCGGATCGGGCTCAGGCGGAGGGCTTGCGTTCCCCCCACGGCAGCGTTCCGCGCCAGGGCCATCCCAGCGTCATGCCCGCGGCGGCCAGCAGGATCAGCGCCGCCCCGCCCACTTGCGACAGGTGCAGGTGATGCCCGAAGGCCAGCCGGTCCACCAGAATGGCCACGATAGGATAAATGAACGACAGGGCGCCTGTCAGGTGCGTGGGCAGCTTCTGGATGGCGCCATACAGCAGGATGTACATCAGCCCCGTGTGGACGAAGCCCATGGTCGCCAGCGTAGCCCACGGCAGGGCGCCCGTCGGCAGTTCGGCCCGCAGCGCCATCGGCAGCAGCATGACGGTGCCCACCAGCACGTGGATCAGCGCGATCAGGTGCGGCGGCACGCCCTTGAGCTGCTTGGCGATCAGCGCGGCCAGCGCGTAGAAGAACGCCGCGCCCAGCGCCAGCCCGATGCCCAGCAGGTAGTTGCCGTGCGCCGTGCCTGCGCCGGGCTTGCCCTGCACGATCAGCAGCATGCCGGCGAACGCCAGCACCAGCCACGCCACCTTGGCCACGGTCAGCCGTTCGCCCAGGAACAGCGCGCCCAGCGCCACCAGCATGAACGGCTGGGTGTTGTAGACGGCCGTGGCGATCGAGATCGACGCGCCTTCGTAGGCCGAGAACAGCAGCAGCCAGTTGGCGACGATGGCCACCCCGCCGGCCACGGCCAGCAGCGCCTGACGCAGCGTGATGCCGCCCGGCCGCAGGTAGCCGCGCGCCAGGCAAACCGGCACCAGCACCAGCGCGCCGAACGCGCAGCGCCAGAACACCACCTGGGTGACTGGCCGGCCCGAAACCACCACCAGCCAGCCGATGGTGCCCGATATCACCATCGCCGCCACCATCTCCAGCATGCCCCGCGTCCTGTCTTCCACGGCCGTCTCCTGTTTCCTGTGCTCGCCTGTGCGATTCAAGGGTTGCAGTTTAAGGGCAGTGGCCTACAATCCACAGTCGAAATTGCAGGACAACAACGATTTCCTTTGTTTTTCGAAGGCAAACATCGGGAAATACCTTATGTCACTGGACGATACCGACCGCCGCATCCTGGCCCTGCTGCAGCAGGACGCCCGCATGCCGGTCAAAGCGCTGGCCGAGCAGGTGGGCCTGTCCTCCCCGGGCGCCTCGGAACGGCTGCGCCGGCTGGAGGATCGTGGCGTGATCCGGGGTTTTACCGTCGACGTGGAGCCGCGCACGCTGGGTTTTCGATGCAGGCCATCGTCCGCATCCGGCCGTTGCCCGGCAAGCTCCAGGCGGTGCAGAAGCTGATCGAGGGCATCCCGGAGTTCGCCGAATGCGACAAGGTGACCGGCGACGACTGCTTTATCGGACGGCTCTATTTGCGATCCATCGAGCACCTGGACCATATCCTGGAGCAGATCACGGAAATGGCCGAGACCAGTTCGGCCATCGTGAAGTCGCAGCCGGTCAGGCGGCGCCTGCCGCCGCTGTAGTCGGGGAGGGCCCAGGCTGGCCCCAGCGCGGGGCGGCGCTGTGGGATAATCCCGAGCTTTGCCCGGCGCCCGGCTCAAAAGGCCGCCCGCACGGGTTTGTCCTGGCCCTGTCGATCCCCCAGTGGGCCGCTGCGTTTGCGTCATTTTCAAGCACCCACAATGCCCACATACCGTTCCAAGACCTCCACCGCCGGCCGCAACATGGCGGGCGCGCGCTCGCTGTGGCGCGCCACCGGCATGAAAGACGAGGATTTCCAGAAGCCGATCATCGCGGTGGTCAATTCGTTCACCCAGTTCGTGCCGGGCCACGTCCACCTGAAGGACCTGGGCCAGCTCGTCGCGCGCGAGATCGAAGCCGCCGGCGGCGTGGCCAAGGAATTCAACACCATCGCCGTGGATGACGGCATCGCCATGGGCCACGACGGCATGCTGTACTCGCTGCCGAGCCGCGACATCATTGCCGACTCGGTGGAATACATGGTCAACGCGCACTGCGCCGACGCCATGGTCTGCATCTCGAACTGCGACAAGATCACCCCGGGCATGCTGATGGCCGCCATGCGCCTGAACATCCCCGTGATCTTCGTATCGGGCGGCCCGATGGAAGCCGGCAAGACGCGCCTGGCCAACCCGGTGAGCAAGACCATCGAACTGAAGAAGCTCGACCTGGTGGACGCCATGGTGATGGCCGCCGACCCGTCGTATTCGGACGAGGAAGTCGCGCAGGTCGAGCGTTCGGCCTGCCCCACTTGCGGCTCGTGCTCGGGCATGTTCACGGCCAATTCGATGAACTGCCTGACCGAGGCGCTGGGCCTGTCGCTGCCGGGCAACGGCACCGTGGTGGCCACGCACGCGGACCGCGAGCAGCTGTTCAAGCGCGCCGGCCATCGCATCGTCGACCTGGCCCGCATGTACTACGAGCAGAACGACGAGCGCATACTGCCGCGTTCGGTGGGCTTCAAGGCTTTCGAGAACGCCATGACGCTCGACATCGCCATGGGCGGTTCCACCAACACCATCCTGCACTTGCTGGCGATTGCCCGTGAAGCCGAGATCGACTTCACGATGACCGACATCGACCGCATGTCGCGCGACGTGCCGCAGCTGTGCAAGGTGGCGCCGAACACGAACAAGTACCACATCGAGGACGTGCATCGGGCGGGCGGCATCATGGCCATCCTGGGCGAACTGGACCGCGCCGGCAAGCTGCACACCGACGTGCCGACCGTGCACACGCCGACCCTCAAGGACGCGCTGGACCAGTGGGACATCGTCCGCACGCAGGACGAAGCGGTGCGCACGTTCTACATGGCCGGCCCGGCCGGTATCCCGACGCAGGTGGCGTTCAGCCAGAACACGCGCTGGCCGAGCCTGGACCTGGACCGCGCCGAGGGTTGCATCCGCTCGTACGAGCATGCGTTCTCGAAGGAAGGCGGACTGGCCGTGCTGACCGGCAATATCGCGCTGGACGGCTGCGTGGTGAAGACCGCCGGCGTGGACGAGAGCATCCTGGTGTTCGAGGGCACGGCCCACGTGACCGAATCGCAGGACGAGGCTGTCGAGAACATCCTAAACGACAAGGTCAAGGCCGGCGACGTGGTGATCGTGCGCTACGAAGGCCCCAAGGGCGGCCCGGGCATGCAGGAAATGCTGTACCCGACCAGCTACATCAAGTCGAAGGGCCTGGGCAAGGCCTGCGCGCTGCTGACGGACGGCCGCTTCTCGGGCGGCACGTCGGGCCTGTCGATCGGCCACTGCTCGCCGGAAGCCGCCGCCGGTGGCGCCATCGGCCTGGTGCGCGATGGCGACAAGATCCGCATCGACATCCCGAATCGCACGATTGACGTGCTGGTGTCTGACGAGGAACTGGCAAAGCGCCGCGCCGAGCAGGACGCCAAGGGCTGGAAGCCGGCCAAGGCGCGCCCGCGCAAGGTGTCGGCCGCGCTGAAGGCCTACGCCAAGCTGGTGATGTCGGCCGACAAGGGCGCCGTGCGCGACCTGTCGCTGCTGGACGACTGATCGACGACTGATCGACGACGGATCGACCGGGCCGGGTCTCCCGGCCAGGCTTCGGCAGTCCATCGACGCCGCGCTGCCCCGCCGGGGTAGGCGCGGCGTTTTCTTTTGCGCGGCGCGTCAGGCCACCACCGCGGCCGGCAACGCCGCCGGCGGCGTCCAACTGGGCAGCGCCGTGCCGTCGACCAGTGCATCGACGTGGCGATGCGCCAGCGCCGGGCCCACGCTCATGCCGATGCCGCTGTGCATCAGCGCGACCGTCGTGCGGTCGTCGACACGGGTGACCGAGAACGCGCCGCTGCCCGGCACGTGGCACCTGGCGCCATACACGCCTTGCCAGCGCTCCACCACGCGCAGCCGGCTGCCCAGCGTTTCGCGTGCCAGGTCCAGCATGATGCCGTCGACCGACTCGGCATTGAACGGGCGCGCGTCCTGGCTGTAGTCGTGCGAATCGCCGATGATCCAGTCTCCGTACGGCGTCGGGCTGACCAGCAGGTGGATGCCGTGGCGATGCAGGTCGGGCCGCTGCAGCGCGATCTGCGTGGCCAGCCGCTGGGCGGTCGGCAGGTCGGCAAAGGCGCCGTAGTGCGTGCAGGACAGCCCGGTCAGCACGGCATGCTCCAGGTTGAAGCCGTCGTCGGGCGTCACGCGCAGCATCTGCAGGCGGCACACCTGCGGCTCCAGCGCGCGCAGCTGATCCGCGCACAGCGTCTGGTAGTCGTGGCCGCTGCAGACGATGACGCGCTGCGCATCGCACACGCCAGCCGTCGTATCCAGGCGGCCGCCTTCCACGTGTCGCACCAGCGTGCCGAAATGGAAGCGCACGCCTTGCGTGGCCAGCCACGCGGCCAGCGCGGGGATTGCCTCGCGCGAATACAGCTGCAGGTCGTCAAAACCCTGCAGCGCCGAGCGATGCCGGCCGAATCGGCCGTCATAGAGACCGGCCAGTTCGGCGCCGCGCAGCAGCTTGACGTTGTAGCCGAAGGCCGGCGCGCGGGTGTCGATGAACTCTTCCAGCACGGCGTCCTCGGCGGTGCTGCGCGAAAAGAGCAGGGCGCCGTTGGCACGCACAGAGATGCCGGCCTGCTGCGCCCAGCCCAGATACAGCGCGCGGCTCTCGCGCGCCAGGTCCAGCATGATGCCCGGCGGCTGGCCGGTTACCAGCATCTGGCCGAAGTTGCGGATGGAGGCGCCGACCGCGATCTCGCTGCGCTCGAATACCGTGACGCGCAGGCCGCGCCTGACGGCGGCGGCTGCGTGGGCGAGGCCCAGGATGCCGGCGCCGACGATGGCGACGTCGGTGCTGGCATCCAGGTGCCCCGGGTTTGCTTGAATCCGTGTCACTTACTTCTTCTCCGATTTGCCGTCATAGCGCTTGGTCCACTCGCCCAGGATGCGGTCGCGGTTGGCGCTGGCCCACTGGAAATCGTTCTTGATCAGGCGCTTTTCGTAGTCGGCCGGCAGCAGCGGGTCCGGCTTGGACAGGCCCGGCGACGCCAGCACGGCGAAGTTCTTCTCGTACAGCGCCATGCCGGCCGGGCTGGCCGAGAAGTCGGCGAGCTTCTTCGCGGCCTCAAGGTTCTTCGTGCCCTTCATGATGGCCGTGGCTTCCACGTCCCAGCCCAGGCCTTCGGACGGCAGCACGATGTCGATCGGCGCGCCTTCCTTCTTCGACTTCACGGCGCGATATTCGAACGAGATGCCGATCGGGAATTCGCCGGTGGCGGCCATCTTGCACGGCTTGGAGCCCGAGTGCGTGTACTGGCCGATGTTCTGGTGCAGCGCGTCCATGTAGGCCCAGCCCTTCTGCTCGCCCATCATCTGCAGCCAGGCGCTCACGTCCAGGTAGCCCGTGCCAGACGAGGCCGGATTCGGCATGACGATCTTGCCCGCGTACACGGGCTTGGTCAGGTCGGCCCACGACGTCGGCCTGGGCAGGTTCTGCTTCTGCGCCTCGACCGTGTTGAAGCAGATCGTGGCGCCCCATACGTCCATGCCCACCCAGGCCGGCGGGTTGGCGCTGCTGCGGTAGCGGGCATCGATCTTCGACAGGTTGGCCGGCGCGTACGGCGTGAGCATGCCTTCCTTGTCCAGGATGGCCAGGCTCGACGCGGCCAGGCCCCAGATCGCATCGGCGCGCGGGTTGTTCTTCTCGGCCATCAGCTTGGCGGTGACGACGCCCGTGGAGTCGCGCACCCACTTGATCTCGATGTCCGGATTGGCCTTCTCGAAGGCGGCCTTGTAGGCGGCCACCTGGTCGGCTTCGAGCGCTGTGTAGACGGTCAGCGTGGTCCCGGCGTAGGCGGACGTGGCAAAGGCCATCGCGGCGGCGGCCAGCAGGCAAATACGTGCAGTCATGGTTTCCTCAGCTTGGTGTGATGGGTGGGATGCAACAGCTTGGCGGGCTCAGACGCATTGCGGCCGGTCGCCGCTGGCCATGCGCCGGTTGATGTCGGCCACGACTTCGGGCAGGTCGGCGATCGTGTCGATCTCGTAGTGGGGGCGGCAGGCGGCAAAGCCGGCCGAAATGGCGTCGCGATGGCGCGCGCGCTCGTCTTCGGACAGCGCCGCGTACTGCTCGTAGGACAGGCCCAGCGTATTGCCGGACATCAGCAGCGCCACGGTCCACATGCCGGCGCGGCGGCCTTCCTCGATGCCGGGCACGGTGTCGTCCACCTTGACGCAGGCGGCCACGTCGCCGATGCCCAGTTCCACCACGTTGCGCAGCGCCTGCGCCGGCCAGGGGCGGGCACGCGGCACGTCGTCGCACGCAACCACGCAGTCGGGCCGGTAGCCGGCCTCGGCGGCCAGCGCCACCACGCGGTCCATCACCACGCGCGGGTAGCCAGAGCAGGAACCGATCTTCATGCCGGCCTCGCGCAGCGTGGCGATGGCCTCCAGCGCGCCCGGAATCAGCGCCGAGTGCGCCGACACCTTTTCGATCTGCAGCGGCATGAAGCGGTTGTAGATGGCCGT
This region of Cupriavidus sp. EM10 genomic DNA includes:
- the ilvD gene encoding dihydroxy-acid dehydratase, with amino-acid sequence MPTYRSKTSTAGRNMAGARSLWRATGMKDEDFQKPIIAVVNSFTQFVPGHVHLKDLGQLVAREIEAAGGVAKEFNTIAVDDGIAMGHDGMLYSLPSRDIIADSVEYMVNAHCADAMVCISNCDKITPGMLMAAMRLNIPVIFVSGGPMEAGKTRLANPVSKTIELKKLDLVDAMVMAADPSYSDEEVAQVERSACPTCGSCSGMFTANSMNCLTEALGLSLPGNGTVVATHADREQLFKRAGHRIVDLARMYYEQNDERILPRSVGFKAFENAMTLDIAMGGSTNTILHLLAIAREAEIDFTMTDIDRMSRDVPQLCKVAPNTNKYHIEDVHRAGGIMAILGELDRAGKLHTDVPTVHTPTLKDALDQWDIVRTQDEAVRTFYMAGPAGIPTQVAFSQNTRWPSLDLDRAEGCIRSYEHAFSKEGGLAVLTGNIALDGCVVKTAGVDESILVFEGTAHVTESQDEAVENILNDKVKAGDVVIVRYEGPKGGPGMQEMLYPTSYIKSKGLGKACALLTDGRFSGGTSGLSIGHCSPEAAAGGAIGLVRDGDKIRIDIPNRTIDVLVSDEELAKRRAEQDAKGWKPAKARPRKVSAALKAYAKLVMSADKGAVRDLSLLDD
- a CDS encoding TIGR03364 family FAD-dependent oxidoreductase is translated as MTRIQANPGHLDASTDVAIVGAGILGLAHAAAAVRRGLRVTVFERSEIAVGASIRNFGQMLVTGQPPGIMLDLARESRALYLGWAQQAGISVRANGALLFSRSTAEDAVLEEFIDTRAPAFGYNVKLLRGAELAGLYDGRFGRHRSALQGFDDLQLYSREAIPALAAWLATQGVRFHFGTLVRHVEGGRLDTTAGVCDAQRVIVCSGHDYQTLCADQLRALEPQVCRLQMLRVTPDDGFNLEHAVLTGLSCTHYGAFADLPTAQRLATQIALQRPDLHRHGIHLLVSPTPYGDWIIGDSHDYSQDARPFNAESVDGIMLDLARETLGSRLRVVERWQGVYGARCHVPGSGAFSVTRVDDRTTVALMHSGIGMSVGPALAHRHVDALVDGTALPSWTPPAALPAAVVA
- a CDS encoding putative 2-aminoethylphosphonate ABC transporter substrate-binding protein; translation: MTARICLLAAAAMAFATSAYAGTTLTVYTALEADQVAAYKAAFEKANPDIEIKWVRDSTGVVTAKLMAEKNNPRADAIWGLAASSLAILDKEGMLTPYAPANLSKIDARYRSSANPPAWVGMDVWGATICFNTVEAQKQNLPRPTSWADLTKPVYAGKIVMPNPASSGTGYLDVSAWLQMMGEQKGWAYMDALHQNIGQYTHSGSKPCKMAATGEFPIGISFEYRAVKSKKEGAPIDIVLPSEGLGWDVEATAIMKGTKNLEAAKKLADFSASPAGMALYEKNFAVLASPGLSKPDPLLPADYEKRLIKNDFQWASANRDRILGEWTKRYDGKSEKK
- the phnX gene encoding phosphonoacetaldehyde hydrolase — protein: MGHPNPIPMNIRQPGNAGATPVHLEAAVLDWAGTVVDFGSFAPTQIFVEAFAEFGVAITLDEARGPMGLGKWDHIRTLCDDGAIAARFSLAHGRMPTDDDVTAIYNRFMPLQIEKVSAHSALIPGALEAIATLREAGMKIGSCSGYPRVVMDRVVALAAEAGYRPDCVVACDDVPRARPWPAQALRNVVELGIGDVAACVKVDDTVPGIEEGRRAGMWTVALLMSGNTLGLSYEQYAALSEDERARHRDAISAGFAACRPHYEIDTIADLPEVVADINRRMASGDRPQCV